The genomic interval CGCTACGGTGGAAGAGAAGCCATCGATAAAGCCCGTGTTATTGGCAATGAGCTAGAGGACTGGTTATCCAGGCTACCGCAGCTGAGAAATGGCATTGAAAGTGAGAACACTGTTCCGGAAGAGGATGAAGCGACTACCCTTCATCCCAAGATTCGGCCTCACCTGATTGCATTATCTTGGCAGGCAATCGGCCTTTCCCAAGCCCAGTGGTCAAGAACAACGTACGACGCAGCATCTCGAACTGAGATTCAGACAAAGGCGATCAGATGCTTAAGGAAATCCTTGTCTCCGGAACTCGGTCGTACTCGGGATGTTCGCAGTCTTTTTGCTCTTGGCCTGTTACTTGCCGAGCGTCGAGATTTGACCCCGGCGATTGACATTGTCAAGACGGCACTCATCTCCAACAAGTCTGCTGACGAAGAGCAAGATCTATACCACGGCGCGTACTGGCAGGAGCGTTCTCTGATTCCGCTATGGCATCTTTTGGCACTCTTATTGAGCGCAAGACAGGATTACAACATGGCAGCCAAGGCTTGCGATGGAGCTTTCGAGCAGTTTGGCGACCCCTCAGTCCTATTCGGAAGACAGGATATCCACTTCAAGAGCGAACACCTTAACGAGGCCGAAGCTCAGGACGAAAAGATTGCGAATGAACGGAAGGGAGTAGTGGACGACATGGATGATACCGAAAAGGAGAGTGTCCTCGAGGCCAAGATGACACAAATCGCCATCATTGAGTTGCTTGAAGGACCAGACATTGCCGTTAACGCCTGCCCTGAGCTACTGTCTCTCTTCACAAGGCTGTTCGGAAGCCTCGAGGCCAAGCCAACTTTGCAACCACCCAAGGCTGTTGACACAATGCAGGTGCCAAAGAGCTCGGCTGGCACGCTGAGAAGTATAAAGGGAAGCTTCTTCGGCTCTACACGAACGCGGCAACCCAGTATAGCCGAAACGGAGAAAACAGTCACGCCTTCCCGCCCCCAGACCTCACAAACACAAGCCAGCGTTGCAGCCCCGACAATACAAGTCACCCAAGAGAACGGATCACCAACAGAGACGCGAACGCGGCGTCTTTCCAGTCTGACGCGCCGATCGAGAAGTGAGTCGGGCAAAAGACACAGCCTGCGCAAGCGAGATAGCAGCAGCGGTCGCAAGAGGACAGCAAGTGTCAGTAGCGCAGGCACCAATCCACACGGACCGACGGTGGTTGACGGAGAGGTCTTCTTCACCCCAGCCGACGAACTGCAGCAGTCCGAGTTCTTCCCTCTCACAGGCAACCGTCAGGCTTCAATGGCATCTTCTGTTTCACGAGGACGTTCACTCCATCACTTGGAGTCTTACACCTCCCAGAAATCACGATCAACAAATTTCTCCGAAATCTCTGCCAGTGGCACTTACACCATATCAAACCCGTTGCCGCTGATCCACTTCCCCCAGGACATGGAGCGGAGGCAAAGAGCTGTGCTGCTGGTCAAGGTGTGGTTAATGATTGCGGGATTCTATCGTCGAGCCAACATGTTTGAGGACAGCAAGGGAGCCATCTCAGAAGCGCAGAAGCTTGTAGGGATACTCGAGGCTGAAGTAGCCAAGGATCCTACGGGCTCTCTGTCAATGAGGGGCAACAGCTGGGCCGAGAAGAAGGGCGTCGACGAGCTGCTCGGAGACGTTTGGGCGGAGGTGAGCTATAGGCTTGATCATGTGCAAATTGACTCAACTGACAACTTGTATAGCTCGGCTATCTTTCTTTGGCAAAGGGCGCACCCTACTTGGCCCGGTCAGACTTTGAGATGGCCCTCACCCATTACCCCAATCACCCAGCAGCCATCGTCGGCCTGTCCGATATTTTGCTCGACATTTACAGCGAGAAAGTCCTGCCACCGCCGGCCATTCCCACACTCAGTGTGCCGGAGAACGTCTCCAGCCTCTCGCTGCCGCCACCGAATCTCCCAAAGATTGCTGTCCCCCAGCACGGTCTCCCGTCAGAACCACTGGGTCTGGGCTCCGGCGGGTTGGGCGTAGGCCCCGCCGGCAAGACAAGCGGTCACCAATCCGCGACGATGGCATCGTCGGTCAAGTCGGTAGAGAGGTCCGAGTCGGACGACAAGCTGCCGGCGCCGTACAAGGCGACCTCGGTGCCGACCATTGACCGCCTCGCCGCTCGAGACCGCGCGTACGGTCTCCTGTCTTCCCTGACGAAGCTCGGCAGCGCGTGGAATAACGCAGAGGCTTGGTTCGCGCTGGCCCGGGCTCACGAGGAGAGCGGGCAGGTAGACAAGGCGAAGGAGGTGCTGTGGTGGTGCGTCGAGCTGGAGGAGAGCACCGGCGTGCGCGAGTGGCAATGTCTCGGAAGCGGTGGTTACGTGCTCtgagtaataattatataactacgtttCTATCCTGGCCTGGGTCTTTTCGTGTGGTTCTAATTGCCGTCGGCTTGGTATCTATCATTGTCGAGTCAAACCTGACGGGTAATTGTGAAGTCTCCCAAAACTATCTCCCAACACTAGAGTCGATATCTTCGTGGCACAGTTACGTATACGTACAAACGAACCGTCCTGCTCGAGCTTCTCAACCGCTGCCGCTCTTCTCCACGTCAACTAGGTGCACCAGGTTATCCTTCCAATCCTCACATGTCACACTCTGTTCCTACCTAGTAGGAAAACGAGGACCCCTCAGGCCCTCCCGTCCACCGCTTTTCCTGGACGGTAGGATAAGCCGGATTTACGCTTATTCAAGCAAACAAATAAGATAACAAAGTCAACGAGTCGGGTCGTCCTCTGACTCTGTCCATACCTTTACAGAAGCATTCCAGAGGCGTCTGTCTGTCTTGAGGTGGCTTGCAGGACCGGTATGCGGGCCGTGCCACGCGCGTGGGCCACCTGCGAACTCTCATCTGTAGGGACTCCCGTAATGTGTGTATGTATGGATGTGCGCGTGTGACTTGCCGTAACCACTTCTCTGCAGCCCTGGAAAAACGCCCCGGATAA from Colletotrichum lupini chromosome 2, complete sequence carries:
- a CDS encoding filamentation protein, producing MAPDPNKAAHYIKALDDARCEGNWSAVPEFVRKIRKHAPDRACLTLAAETECAIAKATDPSGAGRPSTSVSAKDLDADNVQSKLQAAIEGETSHPEDKFQAQVCAGLLHWVVGEVDQAAVKLPQNIEEELGTADKSEWTNISALKAAVIKANCLARTQKTAEALSVFDSVLPSVSMAPSSRTAHKQFKVWSELFLTEYCVLQSDALRSNERSLADPNSVACFRSWARYWESMTGPVTGGYGYRGSVPRRQVWLEYYLALSTIIELDIPFPTGFLGKITNEASSTRNQLRIELKKTEAAYEALLISETSFPRADETREEVESFIKAVVRNWSVLCGRGWAEKDLGQGGRESLSRGVLDTLYAAATKTYHSTAILRCLFTVHLAVAEFDLAFKAFDSYLDLVRHGKARVDKTDHLESNLDDDGTVLETMSQCILALCRYGGREAIDKARVIGNELEDWLSRLPQLRNGIESENTVPEEDEATTLHPKIRPHLIALSWQAIGLSQAQWSRTTYDAASRTEIQTKAIRCLRKSLSPELGRTRDVRSLFALGLLLAERRDLTPAIDIVKTALISNKSADEEQDLYHGAYWQERSLIPLWHLLALLLSARQDYNMAAKACDGAFEQFGDPSVLFGRQDIHFKSEHLNEAEAQDEKIANERKGVVDDMDDTEKESVLEAKMTQIAIIELLEGPDIAVNACPELLSLFTRLFGSLEAKPTLQPPKAVDTMQVPKSSAGTLRSIKGSFFGSTRTRQPSIAETEKTVTPSRPQTSQTQASVAAPTIQVTQENGSPTETRTRRLSSLTRRSRSESGKRHSLRKRDSSSGRKRTASVSSAGTNPHGPTVVDGEVFFTPADELQQSEFFPLTGNRQASMASSVSRGRSLHHLESYTSQKSRSTNFSEISASGTYTISNPLPLIHFPQDMERRQRAVLLVKVWLMIAGFYRRANMFEDSKGAISEAQKLVGILEAEVAKDPTGSLSMRGNSWAEKKGVDELLGDVWAELGYLSLAKGAPYLARSDFEMALTHYPNHPAAIVGLSDILLDIYSEKVLPPPAIPTLSVPENVSSLSLPPPNLPKIAVPQHGLPSEPLGLGSGGLGVGPAGKTSGHQSATMASSVKSVERSESDDKLPAPYKATSVPTIDRLAARDRAYGLLSSLTKLGSAWNNAEAWFALARAHEESGQVDKAKEVLWWCVELEESTGVREWQCLGSGGYVL